The nucleotide sequence AAGGCGTCTGTTAGAAAGTAAACGTTCCCAATTCATATGAACCTTTTAATAAAAAATTTATATCCCTAAATCTACAGAAAAGAGTTCAAATATTTCCAATATATTAATTCTTAAAAACCTTCACTGTCATTAGATTGCAGTAACCTGGAAATGAGATCCCCAAAATGCCACATCTCAGGACTTGTTGCATCAAATTAAAAATTAAAAGAGCCGGTATCCTTCTCATTACTGAACGTTATCTCCATCCATTTTCTTGGAAATAAATTTGGATGAAATTATATTGCGCTTTAGAAAACTGAATCCCTGGTATAATGGAAAACGGATATGAAAAAGATACTCTTTTTGCTCATTTTCTTTTCATCGGCCCTGATCAATGCACAGGATTTCCGGAATGCAAAATGGGGGGCTTCTGTGGATGAAATAAAAAGAACCGAAGATGCTAAATTGGTTCGCGAAGAAGATGGGGTACTCATTTATTCAGGTCATATCGACGGTAAACTGGCCTCAATATGGTATCTTTTTTCGGATTCGGGATTAAAAAGTGTAAGAGTAAAATTTCAGACTAATAAAGAGCAGGACTACTCCCGGTATATAGATACTCATATAAGACTGATTGTTCTTTTTACAAAAAAGTATGGCTATCCTGATGAGGGAATAAATCCATGGATATTAAAATATGTTGTCAGCAGCGCAGAAAAACGAAAGGACATCATAATTCATGAAATAGCTGGTGGAATGGATTCAGAGCTGACATGGAAATCCGGTACATCGTTAATTCATCTGAGTCTGAAATTATCCGCCAATTTTCTCCCTGTGCACAACCTTACATACTCTGCTCTTTAATATACCCTCATAAATTTTGCCGGAAAAGAATTAGAGCGGAAAATTTTCCGCTCTAACTTTAATACAATCGAATGCTCAATTATGTGATTATTCTGTAACCTGGAACACTGAATCGAGCACTGTGCCGTCAACCCACTTGACTACAGCTACAACTTTGTCCTTATTGATCTTTGGCTTTGCCGGTGCTCCGCCGCAGATCTCAAAAACCTCGTCGCGTATCTTCTCAATCGGTTTAACAGGCAGGCTTGAACCTTCAACCGCCTTTAAGAGATCCTGCCTCTTAGGATTAATTGCAATGCCGCGCTCGGTAATGATGACGTCAATGAGCTCACCCGGTCCGCAGAGCGTCGTTACCTCATCCAGAATTACGGGAATCCTGTCGCGGAAGGATGGAATAGCAAGAATTGTGCACTTTGAGTAAAGGCAGTTCTGCCAGCCTCCAATACCATGAAGCAGATATCCGTCGGAATGCGTTACAACGTTTGCGTTAAAGTTCACGTCCACTTCCGTTGCACCTAAGACTGCAGTGTCAATAATCGAGGCAAAGTTGCCCTTGCCGTGGAAATTGTAGCTTGTAAAGGGGCTCGTGTTTACGTGATTCGGGTTTTCCCTCATCGAGCGCACCCCTTCAAGATCAAATGTCTGCCCGTCAAGTATGTAGTCAGTCAGGCCCTCTTCCAACAGCTGCACAAGGTACTTGGTGCTTCCGCCGCGCACAAAACGGGCCTTTACTCCCTTGGCCTTCATCCTTTCTTTAAGGTATAAAACAAACGCCAGGTTCGTCCCTCCGGCCCCGGCCTGGAAGGAAAATCCGTCTTTCATAATGCCCGCTTCTTCAATAAACTGCGCCACGTATTCTGCAATTAAAAGCCTGTCGGGACTCTTGGTTACTTCTGTTGTGCCAGAGACGATCTTTGAGGCATCCCCAAGGGAATC is from Ignavibacteria bacterium and encodes:
- a CDS encoding citrate lyase subunit alpha (citrate-ACP transferase, the alpha subunit catalyzes the formation of (3S)-citryl-CoA from acetyl-CoA and citrate) is translated as MKLLKNAAGRLVPDEINGEKQIPFQGVNNYKPAGCKAKPQVKSCIDYPEDGNKLVGSLKEALINSGIKDGMTISTHHHLRNGDVLTNMLFDIIHDIGLKDIRWFPSASFPCHEHLIPYLEDGTISHIEGSMNGPLGRFTTQGKMKGVGVLRSHGGRYQAIQDGEVHIDIAVIAAPTSDPFGNSNGVNGKSASGLIGFALGDSEYADHVIVVTDNLVPFPCVPWQIQGNNVDYVVEIDSLGDASKIVSGTTEVTKSPDRLLIAEYVAQFIEEAGIMKDGFSFQAGAGGTNLAFVLYLKERMKAKGVKARFVRGGSTKYLVQLLEEGLTDYILDGQTFDLEGVRSMRENPNHVNTSPFTSYNFHGKGNFASIIDTAVLGATEVDVNFNANVVTHSDGYLLHGIGGWQNCLYSKCTILAIPSFRDRIPVILDEVTTLCGPGELIDVIITERGIAINPKRQDLLKAVEGSSLPVKPIEKIRDEVFEICGGAPAKPKINKDKVVAVVKWVDGTVLDSVFQVTE